The window ACTAAAATTATggctttttacattttattaaaatttattttttcatttttatgcgCTATAACAGATGATTATTTACAAGTTTCAGTTGATTTCATGTTTCAGAAAAATTAGGCCTTTACAGCAGGCCTTAACTACCCCCAATTAACCGTAAATAAGGCTTTCATGTTTCTCTAAAAGTTTCATTGTTTGATATTCGCGAGTGACCATTAAGATGTAATCTTGTTTGACttcaaatattttgaaataaaaaaaaatgttttccaacACTTAATAATTGTTGACCTGGCTTTTAATTTCTCCAACTTTTCCCGAAATGCTTATCTACAGTAACAAGCCTAAAAGTGTCATATGATAAAAGTTTTGAGGAATTTGGTATattatttatcaattttctTGCAcaggaagatttttttttccaCGAGTATTTAAACAGTGTTTTGTATAACCTGAAATATTAGTGCTGTAACATACTGTACAGGATCTTAAAATATATCCCTCGTTGTAAACTAATTTAGTACATCGTACTAAACTCGATGTTGCAGTAAAAAATTGCAGCAGCTATTCTGATGTAATTTCTTGTTTATATCAAATTAGTTGTTTTTTACTATAACAAATATAACgtagctttttttattttagccttATCTACCAAACTTTGTCGAAGCTATCTGGAACTTGCTAACATCTGTTGGAAATGATGTAAAACATGATCTGGTAAGTGAAATTTTGTAACATACGACATTTAAATATCCTCAATTACCGTTTGAATGAtatgttatatttatttatctagCTTGTCAGCAATGCTATCCTATTTCTCGCCTCTGTATGTGAGCGTCCTCATTACAAAGATTTATTTGCAGACCAAGGTACATTGCAGAGCATTTGTGAGAAAGTTATTGTTCCAAATATGATTTTTCGCGATGCCGATGAAGAACTGTTTGAAGATAATCCTGAAGAATATATACGAAAAGATATGGAAGGTTCAGATATTGACACAAGACGAAGGGCTGCTTGTGATTTAGTACGAGGACTGTGTAAATTTTTTGAACAGGCGGTTACAAATGTTTTTTCACAATACGTAAACGCCATGCTTCTTGAATACTCTCAAAACCCTTCAGAAAAGTGGAAATCTAAAGACGCTGCTATATATATCGTTACCTCGTTAGCTGCAAAAAAATCCACAACTAAACATGGTACAACAGAAGCGAGCGAACTTGTAAATTTAGTAGACTTCTTCAATTCACAAATAGCATCAGATCTTGGTGCACCTAACGTGGATGAGTATCCAGTGTTAAAAGCTGACGCAATCAAATATGTCATCACATTTCGAGGTGTGGTGAGTATACTTACATTAACTTTTCTATGTACTGACTACCTAATACGCACACATTTTACTTTCacaagatttttgaaaaatggtgtTATTGAGGATTACTATCAGTTATGTCGCAGTTTTTATGGTGAAGCAACCCTCTTAAGATATTTTATGAATGTTTTTATGGAAAAACATTTCTACTCGATATTCTTGAAAAAATGTTAATGTCATCAGTATcagatttttgttaaaattatcgCAACCTGAAGTCCCTGTATCTGAATGGACGTTCTTCTTTATTCATTAGTAGTTTTAGCAAAATTGACGCACCCCTGGAAAAACTAACATACTAAAATCTTATTATTAAATTACACGTCTGTTTTAGTTACCAAAAGAAATCTTGTTGAAATGTTTTCCACCTGTTTGTGCACTCTTAAAATCAAAAAGCAATGTTGTTCACAGTTATGCTGCTTTAGCCATTGAAAAACTATTGACTGTAAGAACAGCAAATGGAAGTCTTCTGTAAGTATAGTTCAACTACTTAAatctttttgaaattaattaCTCTTTTTTCTATGGTGTATACAGCTAAGGTAGTATTTTTGCTTGAAAGATCCTCCAGATCagatcaaaattaaaataagtacTACGTTTTAGGTTTACGCCCCAGGAGATTTCACCGCTACGCGAACGGTTATATAATAATCTTTTTGCAGCTCTCAACCTTTCTGGATCCTCTGAAAACGAATATGTCATGAAGGGTATGTAGAAATGTTTACCTGTTCAAAGATTGCGCTCATAATCTTTTATATGTATTGCTTGCAATTCaatgttatatattttattactcATGTTTATTATAGCAATTATGAGAGTAACAACAGTAATGCAAGATGGATTAGCTTCACTGGTACCAAATATAATAACAAAGCTTTCTGCGAAGTTAGCTTTAGTTTGTAAGGTAGGTTGTTCGGATGTTTTTCGTCATAGTATAGTATGAACTTTTGTGTATGACACACTGCAGAAATAGCGTTAATACTGATCAAGTAGACCAGTGACCTCACCATAAGGCCATATAGGATCAACGTCCTTTAACAAGGCATTTCTTCTTTTGTAGAATCCAAGTAAGCCTCAGTTTAACCATTACTTGTTTGAAAGCATATGTGCATTGATCAGGTTGGTGCATTATTGTAGCTACGTCGTTGATTGCAATGTTTCTCTtccgtttgttttttgttttttgttttttgggttttttttgtgaaaaaccattttgtatttcttttagGGGTGTTGGCAAAACCGACAAAGGTGTCGTCACGACCATTGAGGAATCTTTGTTCCCCGTCATTCAAATCGTGTTACAGAACGATGTGACTGAGTTTCTTCCATATGTGTTTCAAGTGTTATCGCTGTCGTTAGAGGTACGAGAGGAAGGTGTGAAAGGTCCCTATATGGATTTATTCCCAATGCTTCTTCAGCCAGTGTTATGGGAAAGACCAGGTAAGCAATAACTACTGTATGTAATAACGTCTTTAGTTTTTCGACATTCCACACTTGCCACCATAGTTGACGTAGTTTAGGCAGATTTTAAATTCACGTCAAAGGTTTGGCGGCCTATGTGTTGACGAATTAATCAAATGTTTCGGGTTACTGCCCTGACAAAGTGAtaatccggataaactatctgagttcatcactaataTATTgtgcacgtagtgtagtgggttcgtctgcggctcccagttctggggaccgcggatcgaatcccgctcactgccaggcagtatgttagtgatgaacaaagtagttcttctacaatacttacacgcattatactcgcccgtcatgattaGCGGTCTAATCAGCGTGAAGCATTCTctaatgaaatacggatgtgctatgataaatattcacctatatataaaaattgtgtGTTATTAGCTGTCACtaatattgcagcatttaaaaGTATTGAATATGATGTTACTGTTGAGACATCGTTCTATCGTAGGAAATGTTCCAGCATTGACCAAGTTGTTACAAGCGTATATAAAAAGAGGAGGAAATGAAATTTCCGGGCCAGCAACCATGGTAATCATTGTTTCTATTCATCTCTCAATGCGTAGTATTGTAGAAGACAATCTTAACCTACCATGCGATTGTGTGTAGTATGTAAGAGGACATACTCTTTTTCAGATGACTTGTGTCTGAACGCGAGCAAATTACTGATCTTTCTTTATAGATGCCTTTACTCGGAGTATTTCAAAAGTTAATAGCATCACGCGCAAACGACCACGAAGGATTTTACGTGCTAAGCAGTATGATTGAACACGTTCCCTGGACTTCTTTACAATCACATTTCAAAGAAATTGTAATGCTTTTGTTTCAAAGGTTGCAGACATCAAAAACAACGAAATTTGTTAAAGGTACGTAACTCGTATTTGTTTCTCGGGCTTCACTTCTAAAAAGATTAGTTGGCCGAAATTAAGTGCGacgaatatttttattttctttaaagttttaaatgtcgATGTGTTAGAACATGGATGCCAACAGCCATCATTTTACTCTatgttttggatttttttaaataaatgtaaataataaataaaggcAAAATCACATATAATTTTGATAGATAGTTAACCATATAAAAAATTTGTGAGCATTAATTTGGATCATTATTTAGGTTTCATTGTTTTTGTTTCACTGTTTGCTGGCAAGAATTCACCAAGCATCCTTCATCAAACAATTGATGGTATCCAACCGAAGTACGTATGTAGCAAGATACACGATAAAACTAATCATTCAGGAATAGTACTATAtttgaactaattttcgcgcatATTAATTTTGCGTGCAATATCAATAAAAAAGGTATTTCGCGCGAATTTAAATATCCTCAGAAAAAACgtgaaaagaaaaagtaaaattctGACTTTTAAATGCgttttttatttgcaaattgtattaatttttgcgcaagcgcaataaaatttatacacaaatgcgcgaaaattagtacgaTAAAGTACATTCGCATTCCCGTATATTTTTGCACAAAACATCAGTTCCAAATGAAAAAGCTCAATTATTGATGATTTTTTTTAGGTTGTATGGAATGATGGTGGAAAAAATATTGACAACAGACCTACAAAAAGTAGGAGGTCATATTGAACGAAAAATATGTGCTGTCGGTGTTACAAAAATTCTAACTGAAAGTAAGTTTGActgttttcttttgttctcCAGAGAAGCATCAATAACCTATGAGTTTCGAAGTTGTGCAAACAAACTGCGAAATTTTATTCCATCAAAGTAATTACTTTTTATAAGGAGTTCGAAAGTTTATCCTCtcgaaagatttaataaaggGTTTTTGTAAAAGGTGTATcgtggcaaaaataaaaaagtgtttattcTTTGAGATTATACTTTTGTTTCATGAGAGTTGtttccgcgaaaatttctttccTGCAAATACTACTTTTTATGAGCTGGTGTGCTTACAAGCAAAAATCGTTTTGTTTTCTAGCGCCAGCATTGTTTGAAGCAGACTACCTGCCAAAATGGGCTCCATTACTGCAAGCTTTAATTGGATTGTTCGAGCTACCAGAAGACGATTCTATTCCAGCGGATGAACATTTTATTGATGTGGAAGATACGCCAGGTTTGTTTGTGCTTTTAATCGCTGCTTAATCACTTTTTCTCCGTAAACTTGATCTATATATTTGTCTTCTCTAATTCAAGGTTACCAGACAGCGTTTTCAGCATTGGCATTCGCCAGCAAAAAAGACCATGATCCATTTACTGAGGTTCTCGAACCAAAAGAATTTCTCGCTAAGAAGTTATACGCTCTTTCTGTTGCTCATCCGGGACAGGTGATTTTACGATTTGCGCTTGTTTCTTCGGTGTTACGAATAGTTCTTCGTGAATGAATTGATACAACTTCTTATTCTACGTACTGTTTAGGTTACTCGATTAATTAAAGATGGTCTAAACCCAGAAGCATTGAAATTTCTTCAAACGTATTTTACAAAGGCTCAAGTACAATTGACTTGATGTAACACGTATATACTGAACTTTCGTGATCATTTCAAGATAGTAAATGCTCTGACATTAATAACGTACCAATCTTCACTGTTGCTGTTTTGTGAATGTACAAAAAACttaatccataaaaaatatagtaTAAAAACCTTCCTAGTTAAAAACAACGAAGAATTTATTTTCAGATATGTGCCGTTTTAATCATTCTGTGACAACTTTTTTATTGATGATATACGTTTAGGATTAAAAACTTACACATTTCGTCCTGGaactttttagaatttttttttcaaaaaatctaaaaattctTCCCAATtcctttatttgttttaaatgttagCCCAGGAATGTGCGTGTTTGACTACCTTCTTCGGGGATGTCCCTTATGTCTCCTCTTAACATTTTGCCACTCAAACGCTTGAAAATCTAAGGTTATTTAATGTGTGGTCAAGGATAGTTCGCAAATGACGTTAACGGTTAGGGGGAGATGTTACAATAAAAGTGAAGCTTGACGGGTTAGGTGGAAAATGATACTACTGTTGCCGTCAACCTCCAAAATTTTTTAACCCTTGATTGTTCTAATTAAGCAAAAGTTTATAGAAATGGTTGAACCGAATGTGATCAGTGTGGAAATCCTCTCGTGTTGCTATTTTTGCGTTTTCGTTCAAAGTTTGTTCTCTCTCCCTGAAGTCAATACGCGATGGGGATGAAGATTTAGAAGTAGTAGACTTTTGTGATGATGATAGcggaaattttaaagtaatttcTTTGTAACGTTGTTGTAATAAATTTCTCTTGAAATCAAATATATATGAATATGTCGTCTGGGGATCTAAGAGCAAGGAAGGGAGAGGTAGTCAAAAAGGGAGAAGGAAGAGGTAgtcaaaaatcttaaaaaaactgGTTGTAGTCATTTGTGAAAAATTTCATACTTGAAAATCATCGTTTATTACTTTAATGGGAGAAATTTTTGCGGGGAAGAAATTTCGCGGTTTGGCTCATCCGCGAAATTTTAGAGTTTCGCGGGGACGTATTTTAataagctcgtgagcttgtattaatacgcaaatgtgtcctacaagaatggaaatttttgcctctctgagcaccgacaaatagggagtagtcgtgtgttcgaatctcatcttccaactcgtaactattgccgaaatggtcaattgcaacgtcacagatttaaacttcgtacctaaactctgtaagtacttggaagtcatctaaatgacgtttcagtcCAAAAttcgtatttgttttcgacaaaatttggcacagttaacaaaaaaagtatgctgaacatggtgtcatcaaaatttcgagaaatttttCGTTCAacatctcacaaatcaattttgaaaaataactgcgcagtgcgtaacaaatattatatgtcgtgtctaactacGTAACAGAAATcaaatttgatagacagctttttgtaaactttattcgcgaggttgttaacgaatatcatacgtcttgttttgcATTTAGTTCAAAGCTCTTTCAGCACAACTATAACGTCAGGTAGAATAACCACAACTAGATAAAAAACGAAATGAAATTACAGCCAAATTGTGAAAGAGTCAAAGGGATTGTGAATGCCGTCTTTGTGAATAGATACAAAGAAAATTCACAAACATTAAACCATTTTTTTCATAATCTTTTCTTTCACATTTATTCCTTCCTTAACTTAATTGCAATGCGAATTTTTGAGACGAATTTTCGTGTTTATCAAACTTTTAGGATTAGTTAAAGTAGTGGAATCGAGTACTacacaaaagtataaaaatattaaatgttcGTCGTTTCAACGCAATAGTATGACCTATGCAGAATGATTTACACGAGCagattatcgctaaataaaatatcgattaaaaactatatttcgcTGTAAAAACACCACGTGTATACACATATCATTGGAGTGAAAAACTGTGGTAAACCTGAAAAATGTTTGTAACGTTCATACATCAGAGTGAGTTCGAAATGTTGCTTTGATAAATCGTTGAAGTTTTCAATTAATCTGGATGTCCCCATTGGATCACTTTGTAAAAGTTACTATATATCTTCAGCATAGAATAATTTACTTTTGATATAGATCAATCCATGCTTGACAGTTTCGCCTTCTTAGACTCTCTGTCTACATCACTGTCCAGTGTCCTTTTTTGTGACGTTGATGTTTTCTCACTGTCGTGTTTAAATCGTACGATGGTACACGTCATGTTATCACAACCAGACCCGTCGTTGTCTGTGTCTGGAGCTAGGCAGTGATCAAACAACTAGAGAAAAATAGTGAAAGTTAGTTTCCAACCTTTTTGAAGGGTTATCATATAAAAGAGAGAAGTACCTCTTCGcatatttttgacaattttatttGTTCTTCTGATTTTTCGTTGATTCTTTCCCTTACAAAATTTATCACTTCCTCACTGGACATCATGTTCCTGAAAACAACAAATGGAGAGAGTAGAGTAATCTTTTGATGACAAGTAAATATGACGATATATGAGAAAGCAGAGAACTTACCAAATACCGTCACAAGCCAGTACCATAAAATCATCATCGCTGAAAATACAAATAATGATCGTATAACTTTAGCTTGGTTTTCACTTAGCGTTAACAAAATGAGCGGTAACATTTTGTATAAATGGAAAGCGATCGCTAGCAAGTTATCGCTTTTCATGAGCGGTAACTAGCACTAAATATGAAATTTTATCATATTGTTCAAAATAGCGCTTTTTCGAGATAACAGCATAAACCTTTAGGGAAGACATTTTTGCGGAACTTATTTTTGCTAAATTAAATTCTCTGATTTTGTAATCTGTTCGCACAACCACCTAAGTTGATGGTATTTTGTGATATACTTTACGTtgttatagattttttaaacattcgCAAAATTTTTTTAGCTACCAATCAAAAAGATATGTTTTAATTTCGAAAATTGCCTCCTAATCGCAAAAATGAGTtccgcaaaaatttcttccctttaaCGTAAATCGAGGAATTTCCGAGTTTTACAGTATTTAGGAACTTTTTACATGGAAAATGTTTTAGCTGAGATATACCGCGAAATACATACGAAAccgtaaaattaatttaaattagttaAAATCTAATCATAAAGAAATTTGCGTCTAGTggtataaaagaataaaataaaacttacgAAGTGAGTTCTATTGATTTAACATCAGGATAAGCAGTTATGACTTGCTCTTCGGGTGAtaaatctttgttttgtttataagtatgGTCGCCTACGAAAGGTTGGATGCACAGTAAAATCAACAACATAAATTTTGGTTACTCGAATGTTTAAGGAAATCCGAGGCTGAGAATGATACTATACgaagataatttaaatgaaTTGTTAAACCATCGAGAACTTCAGCTGCCCTTTACGGGATACAAAAACATTCAATGTAATTCGAATTAATAACATACCGATCGCCCTAGATAAGTTTAAACCGCCATTGACACGCCCATCCATTGTTATCTTGCCGCCCGCTTTTTCTAtcctatttttttctatttcgtcTTCCGGTTTGTGATCCACTGACATGTCCATAGCTTTACCATTTCGACACAACACGCATCTCGAGTCGCCAACGTTGGCAACGTATAACGTTTTATTGTGAATTAACGCCACAATAGCTGTTGTTCCGCTGTCTTTTCCAacctaaaaaatcaaataagtCACCCATTTCATTCTATACAAACAGCATTCATTTAATAGTAATAGATTGAATTAAAAGTCAACGCTAaggataattcttttttttttttacggaCAATTGGCTTATAGATTTCTGGGGGAAGTTTAAGAAAAGCTTGAACACCATAACTATTGTTTAATAGTACAGGGGGAGTTTTTTCCTAGGATTATTTATCAAACATCTTATCAATAAAAGTGTCATGTCATGACAATTAATTAGTAACAGCAAACAAGAAAACCAGTCGAGAATAAAATCTGAATATCTGAGAAACGCAGAGAAAGTCAGAAGTGTGCCAGTTTCTCCAAAATTTGcaaactttaaatatttaatttgcaTAAAATATGATGTCTTCCAGCCCTAAAAACCTGCGTATGCAAGTACAGCGTGGATCTATCTGTTTTTTGCTAAGCTTATACAAGGAATTATGCACATAAGACTTATGAAGTGTTGAAAATCAAAACATGTTGAGGCGAGGTTTGATACCATAATCAATATTTGGACATTCTTCTTTTACATTAAAACCTTAAGAATGTCTAGCAAATTCTTTGTACCTAAAATATTTAAGACTAATCAAGATTTAGGTTTCTTTTATCACGTATGACAATAGTTAGTGCATAATTTGTATACTTCAAAGTatgtaaaaaatgtatatagttGAAGCTTGccaaaaaaatatgcttcttaTAAAGGTCTAGTGCAACAACTTCTATCTAGCAAGCTAACTTTACTAAATGTGTATATAACAAAATTTTGCGGACATATAAACGTACATATAACTCTACTTTTGCATGTTGTTATAAAACATCTTTTGATGTCCCATTTATCAAAGCATAAAGTCTGTTTAACGTTTTTTATTGACGCATTTGAATATTCAAAcacaaagtataaaaaatattttcgcgaTACCATATTAGTTGGCCACTACTACAACACATCCACTGAACAATTTTTTCCacggaaaacaaaaacacagaaaaaactCCGTAAACAGAcaagtgtaaaaaaattaaaggaacAAAAACTTTGTAAAGGCAGTAGTAGTGGtcagattttttaaaagaataacagCAAATGTTAGAGCATTTgagtagaaaataaaacttaaaaaatgttccAGCAAATGGAATACCTCGTCTGATCCTTGCTGAAATTCTACTCCCTCACTATCTTCAAACTCCTCTTCACTATCTGACTCTGATGCTTCTTCATCCTCCTCACCATCATCCTCATCCCCATTATCACTGTCCTCTTCATCATCACCATCTTTTTCTTCAGCCTAGAAAAGAGTTATGACGATAGCTTCACACTGAAATACTAGCATATACAACAATGGCTTACTTACGTTAAAATCAGGGTCATCGTTACTTTTACTATCTACTGTATTTCCTGAACTGGAGCCTGCCAAAGAGTTCAAGTCTTCAGTAGCAGCGCTGGTGCTGGATGATGAAGAGTCTGCTACAAGTGAAACGGAGGAGACTTCTTCTGTAGTGTTCTTCGAGGCAGAATCTGATACACTTTCGGTTGCTGTGGCAGAACTGGAAGAGCTTCCACCCACAATGGTGGTTGCAGCTGACGAACTATCTTGATCGCCATCAAGATTCCTAAAAACCAAGAGTGGGCCTCTACACGAGCAGCTTTTTTAAGATGTCAACTACACTAGCGCAGGATTGGAAAGCTAACCCAATGCATAAACACTAGGAGATTATGGAGATCTCTCACAAAAACATGATTAACAAGGTGAGTGTTATTCATCAAAATTTATCTTGCAGCAGAGCATGTAAACCTGAAAGATTCTAGAAGAAGGAAAATGAAATTTGCAGGAATTACTTAGCGCTGGTGCGAATCCTAAGATATTCTTTAAATGCCAGATACTCAGtatgaacaaaaataaatatgataaacTGATAGAggttaaagtaattttttatgaGTACCTTTTTACTGGTTTCCTTTGTTTGCGAGATCTTGAGGAAGAATTTAATGATTCTAAGAAATAATGGTCAAGtgtcaaaagaaataattaCACTCGCTAAAAATTCACATTAGTCTGGGAGCTGACTAAGGGCAATTTTATTGTTATTCCAAGACGTTGCACACACGACCTTTACAATTTCCCTACAATGTTACTATATTTACTGACCAAAATCGAATGTAAGTTATATCAGCAAAGTcttaaaaatgcttaaaatttcATAACTTGTGCAATAAAATTGCCTGTATTCTGCTTCCAGACTACGGCTAAGATTCCAAAAACAAGTAACTCGCATTTGAACTGTTTTATTACTTTTATGAACAACAAAGAAATGTGTGAGGTTAAGACATTACAGGGTCCTATCCAATTTTCAAAAACGCaataaaaatctaaatttttttgatgttttccTGACAGCTGAAACTATACAT is drawn from Hydractinia symbiolongicarpus strain clone_291-10 chromosome 8, HSymV2.1, whole genome shotgun sequence and contains these coding sequences:
- the LOC130653837 gene encoding exportin-2-like; its protein translation is MADTGKQLEQLAEVLNYTLSEEKAKRKQAEDYLESVEGTPNYGLLLLQLLTAESASAVIRTAAAVTFKNFIKRNWRVIDGENSKISEADRQLIKTNIVQLMLNSPESIQRQLSDAISIIGREDFPEKWKDLLGNLTSHMKVSESLNLHTVNGVLQTAHSLFKRFRYEFKSQELWTELKFVLDNFASPLLNLFEGMIERIPKKINDAAELKQIFDVLTAICKLFYSLNYQDLPEFFEDNMKRWMEPFHMLIVTEFKVLVTTDTDEAGHLERIRSQICDNVALYAQKYDEEFQPYLPNFVEAIWNLLTSVGNDVKHDLLVSNAILFLASVCERPHYKDLFADQGTLQSICEKVIVPNMIFRDADEELFEDNPEEYIRKDMEGSDIDTRRRAACDLVRGLCKFFEQAVTNVFSQYVNAMLLEYSQNPSEKWKSKDAAIYIVTSLAAKKSTTKHGTTEASELVNLVDFFNSQIASDLGAPNVDEYPVLKADAIKYVITFRGVLPKEILLKCFPPVCALLKSKSNVVHSYAALAIEKLLTVRTANGSLLFTPQEISPLRERLYNNLFAALNLSGSSENEYVMKAIMRVTTVMQDGLASLVPNIITKLSAKLALVCKNPSKPQFNHYLFESICALIRGVGKTDKGVVTTIEESLFPVIQIVLQNDVTEFLPYVFQVLSLSLEVREEGVKGPYMDLFPMLLQPVLWERPGNVPALTKLLQAYIKRGGNEISGPATMMPLLGVFQKLIASRANDHEGFYVLSSMIEHVPWTSLQSHFKEIVMLLFQRLQTSKTTKFVKGFIVFVSLFAGKNSPSILHQTIDGIQPKLYGMMVEKILTTDLQKVGGHIERKICAVGVTKILTETPALFEADYLPKWAPLLQALIGLFELPEDDSIPADEHFIDVEDTPGYQTAFSALAFASKKDHDPFTEVLEPKEFLAKKLYALSVAHPGQVTRLIKDGLNPEALKFLQTYFTKAQVQLT
- the LOC130653838 gene encoding probable protein phosphatase 2C 3; protein product: MGAYLSAPNTEKISLDESQGQYQFGVSGMQGWRMSMEDAHCCLPDIDGKNNALFGVFDGHGGREVAEYCAQNFDKFLLDNESYQEGKIDAALKESFMAIDEAITSKEVIEILKTLGGLTEEENEEEEDEAAMLLEEAHMPLEELLQKFKGNVKEKLVENDILLEKEEEKEPVVNGINGHESLNSSSRSRKQRKPVKRNLDGDQDSSSAATTIVGGSSSSSATATESVSDSASKNTTEEVSSVSLVADSSSSSTSAATEDLNSLAGSSSGNTVDSKSNDDPDFNAEEKDGDDEEDSDNGDEDDGEEDEEASESDSEEEFEDSEGVEFQQGSDEVGKDSGTTAIVALIHNKTLYVANVGDSRCVLCRNGKAMDMSVDHKPEDEIEKNRIEKAGGKITMDGRVNGGLNLSRAIGDHTYKQNKDLSPEEQVITAYPDVKSIELTSDDDFMVLACDGIWNMMSSEEVINFVRERINEKSEEQIKLSKICEELFDHCLAPDTDNDGSGCDNMTCTIVRFKHDSEKTSTSQKRTLDSDVDRESKKAKLSSMD